In Desulfovibrio legallii, the sequence GGTCCACCATGCCGGAGGGCGGCAGCTCCGTCACGTCGCGTCCCAGCCAGAGGAGCGTTTCCACCAGGTGGCGCATGGTGCGGCCCGCGCGCTCAATGCGCCGCAGAATGTCCTTTTCCGTCTCCCGGACGCTGCCGTGGCGGTCCATAATCTTGTGCAGCAGCTCGGCGGAAGCCAGCACCACGCTGATGGGCGTGCGCAGCTCATGACTGCTGTACTGCAAGAACAGCCGCTCCCGCTCCAGGCTCCGGTGCTCCGCCGTAAGGCTGTTCCGGATAAGCCCGGCCAGACGGTTGAGCTCCGGATAAAAAAAGTCCAGCGGCGTTTCCTTAAGCCCGCTTTCGTTGAGCGACGCCGCCCAGGCGGACAAAGCCCTGGCCGGGCGCGACACCCGGCGGATGATCAGCCAGGTAAACAGGCACAGCACCACCAGGGTTACGGCGCTGACCCCCAGCAGGGTGCGCAGGGTTTCACGCATCTGGCGGCCCACCAGGGGCGAGGCCGTTTCCGGCGTCAGGCGCTGGCGCACATAGTAGTCGCGCCCGCCCTCGCGCACCCGCATGACGAAGTTGAATTCCTTGGGCGGCGCGGGCCAGCGCGCCAGATCGTATTTGTAGAGCTCCCCTTCCCGCAGGGGGGGCGCAAGGTTGGCCCGCACCTCGGCGGGCAGGTTTTCCCAGGAGGACGCGATCTGCAGACCGTTAACTTCCAGCAGCCCCCGCCCTGGGCCTTCCGGCATGGCCGCCACAAAGCTGCGCACCGAGCGCGCCAGATTGGACGAGGTAACGCTGTCGAGCCCTTTGCCGAAAAAGTTGAGGGCCAGCAGGGCGTAGCCCAGCATGATGAGCA encodes:
- a CDS encoding sensor histidine kinase, translating into MTRNVSLTWSLGLTFLAVALLIMLGYALLALNFFGKGLDSVTSSNLARSVRSFVAAMPEGPGRGLLEVNGLQIASSWENLPAEVRANLAPPLREGELYKYDLARWPAPPKEFNFVMRVREGGRDYYVRQRLTPETASPLVGRQMRETLRTLLGVSAVTLVVLCLFTWLIIRRVSRPARALSAWAASLNESGLKETPLDFFYPELNRLAGLIRNSLTAEHRSLERERLFLQYSSHELRTPISVVLASAELLHKIMDRHGSVRETEKDILRRIERAGRTMRHLVETLLWLGRDVTELPPSGMVDLAAQTQEVVNESQYLCAGKKLDVVVETSPWAAPLPEAAVRIVLGNVVRNALQHTLRGIVHIRQHGGSVTVVNYMAREGDAAGDMGFGLGLGLIEKLSARLGWGYENRRFPGRNEVEVRFAPLRARPLSLP